A section of the Streptomyces sp. V3I8 genome encodes:
- a CDS encoding NAD-glutamate dehydrogenase, with translation MQTKLDEAKAELLERAARVAENSPVGGHLPTGKTDESTPDQETLLAFLQRYYLHTAPEDLADRDPVDVFGAAFSHYRLAENRPQGTANVRVHTPVVEENGWTCSHSVVEVVTDDMPFLVDSVTNELSRQGRGIHVVIHPQFVVRRDLTGKLVEVLGTRPAGDLPHDTSVESWIHVEIDRETDRADLKQITADLLRVLSDAREAVEDWEKMRDSALRIAEELPKEPTADDLRDQDVEEARELLRWLADDHFTFLGYREYELRDNDSLTAVPGTGLGILRSDPRHGDDESHPVSPSFERLPADARAKAREHKLLVLTKANSRATVHRPSYLDYVGVKKFDAEGNVVGERRFLGLFSSAAYTESVRRVPVVRRKVAEVLRGAGFSPNSHDGRDLLQILETYPRDELFQTPPDELRAIVTSVLYLQERRRLRLYLRQDEYGRYYSALVYLPRDRYTTGVRLRIIDILKEELGGTSVDFTAWNTESILSRLHFVVRVPQGTELPQLSDADKDRIEARLVEAARSWADGFAEALNAECGEERAAELLRRYGNIVPEGYKADHNPRTAVADLVRLEELGDGKDFDLSLYEPVGAAPGERRFKIYRTGESVSLSAVLPVLTRLGVEVTDERPYELRCPDRASAWIYDFGLRLPGSATGTGDHLGDDGRERFQEAFAATWTGRAENDGFNSLVLSAGLNWRQAMVLRAYAKYLRQAGSTFSQDYMEDTLRSNVHTTRLLVSLFEARMSPDRQRAGTELTDALLEELDAALDQVASLDEDRILRSFLTVIKATLRTNFFQEAGGGVPHDYVSMKFDPQAIPDLPAPRPAYEIWVYSPRVEGVHLRFGKVARGGLRWSDRREDFRTEILGLVKAQMVKNTVIVPVGAKGGFVAKQLPDPAVDRDAWLAEGVRSYKTFISALLDITDNMVAGEVVPPSDVVRHDGDDTYLVVAADKGTATFSDIANGVAESYNFWLGDAFASGGSAGYDHKKMGITARGAWKSVERHFRELGVDTQSEDFTVVGVGDMSGDVFGNGMLLSEHIRLVAAFDHRHIFIDPRPVAETSYAERRRLFELPRSSWADYDKGLLSQGGGIFPRTAKAIQLNSHIREALGIEGTVGKMTPADLMRAILTAPVDLLWNGGIGTYVKASTETHADVGDKANDAIRVDGADLRVKVVGEGGNLGLTQLGRIEFAQAGGKVNTDAIDNSAGVDTSDHEVNIKILLNTVVRDGDMTVKQRNKLLAQMTDEVGTLVLRNNYAQNTALANALAQSPSMLHAQHRYLRHLVRAGHLNRALEFMPTERQIRERLNNGHGLTQPETAVLLAYTKITVSDELLHTSLPDDAYLRSLLHAYFPGALAKQFAEQIDNHPLRREIVTTVLVNDTVNTGGTSFLHRLREETGASLEEIVRAQTAARAIYDSSSVWDGVEALDNTVDAGVQTRIRLHSRRLVERGTRWLLNNRPQPIQLAETIDFFRERVTRVWAELPNLLRGADLEWYQRIYDELSGAGVPDELAQRVAGFSSAFPTLDIVAVGDRMGKDPMDVAEVYYDLADRLRITQLMDRIIELPRADRWQSMARASIREDLYAAHAALTADVLAVGNGSSTPEQRFKAWEERNAAILARARTTLEEIQGSESFDLANLSVAMRTMRTMLRTHS, from the coding sequence ATGCAGACCAAGCTGGACGAAGCCAAGGCCGAGCTGCTCGAACGGGCCGCCCGGGTTGCTGAGAACAGCCCGGTCGGGGGGCACCTACCCACCGGGAAGACGGACGAGAGCACCCCTGACCAGGAGACACTGCTCGCGTTCCTCCAGCGCTACTACCTGCACACCGCCCCGGAGGACCTCGCCGACCGCGACCCGGTCGACGTCTTCGGCGCCGCCTTCTCGCACTACCGGCTGGCCGAGAACCGTCCCCAGGGCACGGCCAACGTGCGGGTCCACACCCCGGTCGTCGAGGAGAACGGCTGGACCTGCAGCCACTCCGTCGTCGAGGTCGTGACCGACGACATGCCCTTCCTCGTCGACTCCGTCACCAACGAGCTGTCCCGGCAGGGGCGCGGCATCCACGTCGTCATCCACCCGCAGTTCGTCGTACGGCGCGACCTCACCGGCAAGCTCGTCGAGGTCCTCGGGACCCGGCCCGCCGGCGACCTCCCGCACGACACCTCCGTCGAGTCCTGGATCCACGTCGAGATCGACCGCGAGACCGACCGCGCCGACCTGAAGCAGATCACCGCGGACCTGCTGCGCGTCCTGTCCGACGCCCGTGAGGCCGTCGAGGACTGGGAGAAGATGCGCGACTCGGCGCTGCGCATCGCCGAGGAACTGCCCAAGGAGCCCACCGCCGACGACCTGCGCGACCAGGACGTGGAGGAGGCCCGCGAACTGCTGCGCTGGCTCGCGGACGACCACTTCACCTTCCTGGGGTACCGCGAGTACGAGCTGCGCGACAACGACTCGCTGACCGCCGTCCCCGGGACCGGGCTCGGCATCCTGCGCTCCGACCCGCGGCACGGCGACGACGAGAGCCACCCCGTCAGCCCGTCCTTCGAGCGGCTGCCCGCCGACGCCCGCGCGAAGGCCCGCGAGCACAAGCTCCTCGTGCTGACCAAGGCCAACAGCCGCGCCACCGTGCACCGGCCGTCCTACCTCGACTACGTCGGCGTGAAGAAGTTCGACGCCGAGGGCAACGTCGTGGGGGAGCGGCGCTTCCTGGGCCTGTTCTCCTCCGCCGCCTACACCGAGTCCGTGCGCCGCGTGCCCGTCGTGCGCCGCAAGGTCGCCGAGGTCCTGCGGGGAGCCGGGTTCTCGCCCAACAGCCACGACGGCCGCGACCTCCTGCAGATCCTGGAGACGTACCCGCGCGACGAGCTCTTCCAGACCCCGCCCGACGAGCTGCGGGCGATCGTCACGTCCGTGCTCTACCTCCAGGAGCGGCGCCGGCTGCGGCTCTACCTGCGCCAGGACGAGTACGGGCGCTACTACTCGGCGCTCGTCTACCTCCCGCGCGACCGCTACACCACCGGCGTGCGCCTGCGGATCATCGACATCCTCAAGGAGGAGCTGGGCGGCACCAGCGTCGACTTCACGGCCTGGAACACCGAATCGATTCTCTCCCGGCTGCACTTCGTGGTCCGGGTCCCGCAGGGCACCGAACTGCCGCAGCTCAGCGACGCCGACAAGGACCGCATCGAGGCGCGGCTCGTCGAGGCCGCCCGCTCCTGGGCCGACGGTTTCGCCGAGGCCCTGAACGCGGAGTGCGGCGAGGAGCGCGCGGCCGAACTGCTGCGCCGCTACGGCAACATCGTCCCCGAGGGCTACAAGGCCGACCACAACCCGCGCACCGCGGTCGCCGACCTGGTCCGCCTGGAGGAGCTCGGCGACGGCAAGGACTTCGACCTCAGCCTGTACGAGCCGGTCGGCGCCGCCCCGGGCGAGCGGCGCTTCAAGATCTACCGCACCGGTGAGTCGGTCTCCCTCTCCGCCGTCCTGCCGGTCCTCACCCGGCTCGGCGTCGAGGTCACCGACGAGCGGCCCTACGAGCTGCGCTGCCCGGACCGCGCCTCCGCGTGGATCTACGACTTCGGCCTGCGGCTGCCGGGCTCGGCCACCGGCACCGGCGACCACCTCGGTGACGACGGCCGCGAGCGCTTCCAGGAGGCCTTCGCGGCGACCTGGACCGGCCGCGCCGAGAACGACGGCTTCAACTCCCTCGTCCTGAGCGCCGGGCTGAACTGGCGGCAGGCGATGGTGCTGCGCGCGTACGCCAAGTACCTGCGCCAGGCCGGCTCGACCTTCAGCCAGGACTACATGGAGGACACCCTCCGCAGCAACGTCCACACCACCCGGCTGCTCGTCTCGCTCTTCGAGGCGCGCATGTCGCCGGACCGCCAGCGGGCGGGCACGGAACTGACCGACGCCCTCCTGGAGGAACTGGACGCCGCGCTCGACCAGGTCGCCAGCCTCGACGAGGACCGCATCCTGCGGTCCTTCCTCACCGTCATCAAGGCGACGCTGCGCACGAACTTCTTCCAGGAGGCGGGCGGCGGCGTGCCGCACGACTACGTCTCCATGAAGTTCGACCCGCAGGCCATCCCGGACCTGCCCGCGCCGCGGCCGGCGTACGAGATCTGGGTGTACTCGCCGCGCGTCGAGGGCGTGCACCTGCGGTTCGGCAAGGTCGCGCGCGGCGGGCTGCGCTGGTCCGACCGGCGGGAGGACTTCCGTACGGAGATCCTCGGGCTGGTCAAGGCGCAGATGGTCAAGAACACCGTCATCGTGCCCGTCGGCGCCAAGGGCGGGTTCGTCGCCAAGCAGCTCCCCGACCCGGCGGTCGACCGTGACGCCTGGCTGGCCGAGGGCGTCCGCAGCTACAAGACCTTCATCTCGGCGCTGCTCGACATCACCGACAACATGGTGGCCGGCGAGGTCGTGCCGCCCTCCGACGTCGTACGGCACGACGGGGACGACACCTACCTGGTGGTCGCCGCCGACAAGGGCACGGCGACGTTCTCGGACATCGCCAACGGGGTGGCCGAGTCGTACAACTTCTGGCTCGGCGACGCCTTCGCCTCCGGCGGCTCGGCCGGCTACGACCACAAGAAGATGGGCATCACGGCCCGCGGCGCCTGGAAGTCGGTGGAACGGCACTTCCGGGAACTGGGCGTCGACACCCAGAGCGAGGACTTCACGGTCGTCGGCGTGGGCGACATGAGCGGTGACGTCTTCGGCAACGGCATGCTGCTCTCCGAGCACATCCGCCTGGTCGCCGCCTTCGACCACCGGCACATCTTCATCGACCCGCGCCCGGTCGCGGAGACGTCGTACGCGGAGCGCCGCCGGCTCTTCGAACTGCCGCGCTCCTCCTGGGCCGACTACGACAAGGGGCTGCTGTCGCAGGGCGGCGGCATCTTCCCCCGTACGGCCAAGGCCATCCAGCTCAACAGCCACATCCGCGAGGCTCTCGGCATCGAGGGCACCGTCGGCAAGATGACCCCCGCCGACCTGATGCGCGCCATCCTCACGGCGCCGGTGGACCTGCTGTGGAACGGCGGCATCGGCACGTACGTGAAGGCGTCAACCGAGACGCACGCGGACGTCGGCGACAAGGCCAACGACGCCATCCGCGTGGACGGCGCCGACCTGCGGGTCAAGGTCGTCGGCGAGGGCGGCAACCTCGGGCTCACCCAGCTCGGGCGCATCGAGTTCGCGCAGGCCGGCGGCAAGGTCAACACCGACGCCATCGACAACAGCGCGGGCGTGGACACCTCCGACCACGAGGTGAACATCAAGATCCTGCTCAACACGGTCGTCAGGGACGGCGACATGACCGTCAAGCAGCGCAACAAGCTGCTCGCGCAGATGACCGACGAGGTCGGCACGCTGGTCCTGCGCAACAACTACGCGCAGAACACGGCGCTCGCCAACGCGCTCGCCCAGTCGCCCAGCATGCTGCACGCCCAGCACCGCTACCTGCGGCACCTGGTGCGGGCGGGCCACCTCAATCGCGCGCTGGAGTTCATGCCCACCGAGCGGCAGATCCGGGAGCGGCTGAACAACGGGCACGGGCTGACCCAGCCGGAGACGGCCGTCCTCCTCGCGTACACGAAGATCACCGTCTCCGACGAACTGCTGCACACCTCGCTGCCGGACGACGCGTACCTGCGGAGCCTGTTGCACGCGTACTTCCCGGGCGCGCTCGCCAAGCAGTTCGCCGAGCAGATCGACAACCACCCGCTGCGGCGCGAGATCGTCACGACCGTGCTGGTCAACGACACGGTCAACACCGGTGGCACCAGCTTCCTGCACCGCCTGCGGGAGGAGACCGGGGCGTCGCTGGAGGAGATCGTCAGGGCGCAGACCGCGGCCCGCGCTATCTACGACTCCAGCTCGGTGTGGGACGGCGTCGAGGCGCTCGACAACACGGTCGACGCGGGGGTCCAGACCCGGATCCGGCTGCACTCGCGCCGGCTCGTCGAGCGCGGCACGCGGTGGCTGCTCAACAACCGGCCGCAGCCGATCCAGCTGGCCGAGACGATCGACTTCTTCCGCGAGCGGGTCACGCGGGTCTGGGCCGAGCTGCCCAACCTGCTGCGGGGCGCGGACCTGGAGTGGTACCAGCGGATCTACGACGAGCTGTCCGGGGCCGGGGTGCCGGACGAGCTCGCGCAGCGGGTGGCCGGGTTCTCGTCCGCCTTCCCGACGCTCGACATCGTCGCGGTGGGCGACCGCATGGGCAAGGACCCCATGGACGTCGCGGAGGTCTACTACGACCTCGCCGACCGGCTGCGGATCACCCAGCTCATGGACCGGATCATCGAGCTGCCGCGGGCGGACCGGTGGCAGTCGATGGCGCGTGCCTCCATCCGTGAGGACCTGTACGCGGCGCACGCGGCGCTGACCGCCGATGTGCTCGCCGTGGGGAACGGGTCCTCCACGCCCGAGCAGCGGTTCAAGGCGTGGGAGGAGCGGAACGCCGCGATTCTCGCGCGGGCCCGGACGACGCTGGAGGAGATCCAGGGGTCGGAGTCCTTCGACCTGGCGAATCTGTCGGTGGCGATGAGGACGATGCGGACGATGTTGCGGACGCATTCCTAG
- a CDS encoding bifunctional glycosyltransferase family 2 protein/CDP-glycerol:glycerophosphate glycerophosphotransferase — protein MSEDLRQTPDVSVVVIVYNDEARLATAVRSVLEQTLRNVEVVIVDDRSTDGSYEVACGLAARHPGRVRAHRLDENSGGCGAPRNHGIRQARGTYVVFLDSDDVLERNACRNMLEAAETTGADLVSGLCVRVHVDSRGGREVKWYPWLYTRTRTLESISELPDLLVFDTLSTNKCYRRAFLAEQGLEFPVGIHYEDLLFSAQAYAAARRITLIPNRVYDWNVTDRAGTKSISNRRAEIANFAHRMEIHRRVDRLLADRGLPELKFCKDVKFLKHDLVLHLRDLPFRDASYREEFAAIARAYLESVDRAALDEVDPIQAICAYLLRRSDWDNLLPAVDTLTNRDKISAPLVERDGRVYWCAQHLDDPDASDRALARQVLDVTGLGHHTKPLEKMFLRNVLTGYEAGTGASAGTVRLAGRITNPLGVVPPGARLTGELEFAARRKGVRLQTFRFPVRTLRHEGAFLTWEASADLARGLRPLGVVDAVWDVRLRLGVDGVRTTTRLTACEPGLAVGDSPVRPRLTRLVADRIAPEVSARGHLAFRVLTREKVEELVERGVRGTPGRLAKSGYRRAKAVRGKLTSGETKIRIYHEVFSRLPLKKGLVVFESHLGRQYSDSPRALYEEMRRQDLDFEAVWSYAGAGPAGFPPDATLVRRWSLPYLKALARAEFWVDNQSYPLKLTKRPGTTYLQTWHGSALKRMGFDEPQWKLRSRSAQEEQQRVLDRFDRFLIRSEHDVRTLARAFRLKERTLLRVGYPRNDELVRARRREEETGLRERGPLAAELGIPADRAVLLYAPTFRHHGGKQRRFELPFDVERFADEFGDRYVLLVRSHYLDHVVLPPSVRGRVLDVSAHHDVTPLLALADGLITDYSSVMFDYALLGRPMFFFAYDYEEYAHEGRGTYFDLLERAPGPVVRTEEELHVALVSLEEQTVKYEEARKGFVAEFGEYDKGTAARSVVDEFFAHRRRA, from the coding sequence ATGAGCGAGGATCTGCGGCAGACACCCGACGTATCCGTCGTCGTGATCGTCTACAACGACGAGGCGCGGCTGGCCACGGCCGTGCGCTCCGTGCTGGAGCAGACACTCCGGAACGTCGAGGTCGTGATCGTGGACGACCGCAGTACGGACGGTTCGTACGAGGTGGCGTGCGGGCTGGCCGCGCGGCATCCCGGGCGGGTGCGGGCCCACCGGCTGGACGAGAACAGCGGCGGGTGCGGAGCGCCCCGCAACCACGGCATCCGGCAGGCCCGCGGCACCTACGTCGTCTTCCTCGACAGCGACGACGTACTGGAGCGCAACGCCTGCCGGAACATGCTGGAGGCGGCGGAGACGACCGGCGCGGACCTCGTCTCGGGGCTGTGCGTGCGCGTCCACGTCGACTCGCGGGGCGGCAGGGAGGTCAAGTGGTACCCCTGGCTGTACACGCGCACCCGCACCCTCGAGTCGATCTCCGAGCTGCCCGACCTGCTGGTTTTCGACACCCTGTCGACCAACAAGTGCTACCGCCGCGCCTTCCTGGCCGAGCAGGGACTCGAGTTCCCCGTGGGGATCCACTACGAGGACCTGCTCTTCTCCGCGCAGGCGTACGCCGCGGCCCGCCGCATCACCCTGATCCCGAACCGCGTCTACGACTGGAACGTCACCGACCGGGCCGGGACGAAGTCGATCAGCAACCGGCGCGCCGAGATCGCCAACTTCGCGCACCGGATGGAGATCCACCGGCGGGTCGACCGGCTGCTCGCCGACCGGGGGCTGCCGGAGCTGAAGTTCTGCAAGGACGTCAAGTTCCTCAAGCACGACCTGGTGCTGCACCTGCGCGACCTGCCGTTCCGGGACGCCTCCTACCGGGAGGAGTTCGCCGCGATCGCCCGCGCCTACCTGGAGTCCGTCGACCGGGCCGCCCTCGACGAGGTGGACCCCATCCAGGCCATCTGCGCCTACCTGCTGCGCAGGAGCGACTGGGACAACCTCCTGCCGGCCGTGGACACCCTCACCAACCGCGACAAGATCTCCGCACCGCTCGTCGAACGCGACGGCCGCGTGTACTGGTGCGCCCAGCACCTCGACGACCCCGACGCGTCCGACCGCGCCCTCGCCCGGCAGGTCCTCGACGTCACCGGACTCGGCCACCACACCAAGCCCCTCGAGAAGATGTTCCTGCGCAACGTCCTGACCGGGTACGAGGCGGGGACCGGGGCGTCGGCGGGCACCGTGCGGCTCGCCGGGCGCATCACCAATCCCCTCGGCGTCGTCCCGCCCGGCGCGCGGCTCACCGGCGAGCTGGAGTTCGCGGCCCGCCGCAAGGGCGTGCGCCTGCAGACCTTCCGCTTTCCCGTACGCACCCTGCGGCACGAGGGCGCGTTTCTCACCTGGGAGGCGTCCGCCGACCTCGCACGCGGGCTGCGGCCCCTCGGTGTCGTGGACGCCGTGTGGGACGTACGGCTGCGCCTCGGTGTCGACGGGGTGCGCACCACCACCCGCCTGACCGCCTGCGAACCCGGCCTGGCCGTCGGGGACTCGCCCGTCCGGCCGCGGCTCACCCGGCTGGTCGCCGACCGCATCGCGCCCGAGGTCTCCGCCCGCGGCCACCTCGCCTTCCGGGTCCTCACCCGGGAGAAGGTGGAGGAGCTGGTCGAGCGAGGTGTGCGGGGGACGCCCGGGCGGCTCGCCAAGTCCGGGTACCGCAGGGCGAAAGCCGTCCGCGGGAAGCTCACCTCGGGCGAGACCAAGATCCGGATCTATCACGAGGTGTTCAGCCGGCTGCCCCTGAAGAAGGGCCTGGTCGTCTTCGAGAGCCACCTGGGCAGGCAGTACAGCGACAGTCCCAGGGCGCTGTACGAGGAGATGCGGCGCCAGGACCTCGACTTCGAGGCCGTGTGGTCGTACGCGGGCGCAGGTCCGGCCGGCTTCCCGCCCGACGCCACGCTCGTACGCCGCTGGTCGCTGCCCTATCTGAAGGCACTGGCCCGGGCCGAGTTCTGGGTCGACAACCAGAGCTACCCGCTGAAGCTCACCAAGCGGCCGGGGACCACGTACCTCCAGACCTGGCACGGCTCGGCGCTCAAGCGGATGGGTTTCGACGAACCGCAGTGGAAGCTCAGGTCCCGCTCCGCGCAGGAGGAGCAGCAGCGCGTCCTCGACCGCTTCGACCGGTTCCTGATCCGCTCCGAGCACGACGTACGCACCCTCGCCAGGGCGTTCCGCCTCAAGGAGCGGACCCTGCTGCGCGTCGGCTACCCCCGCAACGACGAACTCGTACGGGCCAGGAGGCGGGAGGAGGAGACCGGTCTGCGCGAGCGCGGGCCGCTCGCCGCCGAGCTGGGGATCCCGGCCGACCGGGCCGTCCTGCTGTACGCGCCCACCTTCCGGCACCACGGCGGAAAGCAGCGGCGGTTCGAGCTGCCCTTCGACGTGGAGCGGTTCGCCGACGAGTTCGGCGACCGGTACGTCCTGCTGGTGCGCTCGCACTACCTCGACCACGTGGTGCTCCCGCCGTCCGTGCGCGGGCGCGTCCTCGACGTGTCGGCCCACCACGACGTGACCCCGCTGCTCGCGCTCGCCGACGGGCTGATCACCGACTACTCGTCCGTGATGTTCGACTACGCGCTCCTCGGCCGGCCGATGTTCTTCTTCGCGTACGACTACGAGGAGTACGCCCACGAGGGCCGCGGCACCTACTTCGACCTGCTCGAACGGGCACCCGGCCCGGTCGTGCGCACCGAGGAGGAGCTGCACGTCGCGCTCGTCTCCCTGGAGGAGCAGACGGTGAAGTACGAGGAGGCGCGCA